Proteins found in one Pseudoxanthomonas sp. SL93 genomic segment:
- a CDS encoding efflux transporter outer membrane subunit, producing MAVAACASSGCALGPDYTRPSVDVPDSYRFAATAAQDRPSTSTLAEVPAWWRAFGDAELDRLVSEALVANHDLRIATARVDEFAARVASTHAQALPAVGYGASAGRQRAPGTPAGSTYSALLSASWELDLWGRLRREDEAARANLMSTEQARLGVALTLVSAVVSGYVTLLDLDRRLEISQATLKGRQENVDLFQLRLDGGAVSEFEMMQVQAEYESAAASIPEIRQAIAQQEHALSVLVGRNPGPIARGGTLQALLMPAVPAGLPSDLVARRPDILQSEQQLVAANALVGAARTLYFPSLTLTGSGGTASNDLDSLFSGPSRAWSFAGQLLGPIFAGGAIDAANEQARARHEQALLAYQKTIQNAFRDVDDALAAIEAKRALIVSLERRVQALRRAVGLARERYDNGYADYLDVLDTERSLFSAELSLSTARGDGYRAHVDLYRALGGDWVDRVAPLPAASHRSPQDSRRAPAALADAADPSP from the coding sequence GTGGCCGTGGCCGCATGTGCGTCGTCCGGCTGCGCGCTGGGTCCCGACTACACGCGTCCTTCCGTCGACGTGCCGGACAGCTACCGCTTCGCCGCGACCGCGGCGCAGGACCGCCCGTCCACTTCGACACTCGCCGAGGTCCCCGCCTGGTGGCGGGCATTCGGTGATGCCGAACTCGATCGCCTGGTCAGCGAAGCCCTGGTCGCCAATCACGACCTGCGCATCGCCACGGCCCGCGTGGACGAATTTGCCGCCCGGGTCGCTTCCACCCATGCGCAGGCGCTCCCCGCGGTGGGCTACGGCGCCAGTGCGGGGCGCCAGCGTGCTCCGGGCACGCCGGCGGGCAGCACCTACTCGGCATTGCTGTCCGCCAGCTGGGAGCTGGATCTGTGGGGTCGCCTTCGCCGCGAGGACGAAGCGGCCCGCGCCAATCTGATGTCCACCGAACAGGCACGCCTGGGCGTTGCGCTGACGCTGGTGTCAGCCGTCGTCTCCGGTTACGTCACCCTGCTCGATCTCGATCGCCGGCTGGAGATCTCGCAGGCGACGCTGAAGGGCCGCCAGGAGAATGTCGATCTCTTCCAGCTGCGGCTGGACGGCGGTGCCGTGTCCGAGTTTGAAATGATGCAGGTGCAGGCGGAGTACGAATCCGCGGCCGCATCCATCCCGGAAATCCGGCAGGCCATCGCGCAGCAGGAACATGCGCTGTCGGTGCTCGTCGGGCGCAATCCCGGACCCATTGCGCGCGGCGGCACGCTGCAGGCGCTGCTGATGCCTGCAGTACCGGCCGGATTGCCATCGGACCTCGTCGCCCGGCGTCCCGACATCCTGCAGTCGGAACAGCAACTGGTCGCCGCCAATGCCCTGGTCGGCGCCGCACGCACGCTGTATTTCCCCAGCCTCACGCTGACCGGGTCGGGTGGTACGGCAAGCAATGACCTCGACAGCCTGTTCAGTGGTCCCTCGCGTGCATGGTCGTTTGCAGGACAACTGCTGGGCCCGATCTTCGCGGGCGGCGCCATCGATGCCGCCAACGAGCAGGCGCGTGCCCGGCACGAGCAGGCGCTGCTGGCCTACCAGAAGACCATCCAGAACGCCTTCCGCGACGTGGACGATGCGCTGGCCGCGATCGAGGCCAAGCGCGCGCTGATCGTCTCGCTGGAGCGCCGCGTGCAGGCATTGCGGCGTGCCGTGGGGCTTGCGCGCGAACGCTATGACAACGGCTACGCCGACTACCTGGACGTGCTGGATACCGAACGCAGCCTGTTCTCGGCGGAACTGTCGCTGAGCACCGCACGTGGCGATGGGTATCGCGCACATGTGGACCTGTACCGGGCGCTGGGCGGGGACTGGGTCGATCGCGTCGCGCCGTTGCCGGCGGCCTCCCACCGCTCACCGCAGGATTCCCGCAGGGCGCCGGCCGCGTTGGCCGACGCCGCCGATCCCTCCCCCTGA
- a CDS encoding chemotaxis protein CheX, with product MAAKFLGQFLLERGTITSPQLLAALDAQRASNPLLGELAVHHGMLSEAQARRINERQRAEDRRFGDIAQDMGLLDGAQLDVLLAAQKSARKLFGEILVEQGTLTRDQLEVELAAHRQDLDEANHALALGIAGHPLGETVTSAIRVCNRLFPRLLGSQCQAAGIADAAALAACDVTAHVRIDAAQPILIGLGCSRSTLQATACALLSITPEQCDDELAVDALGELVNVLMGYVVRDTLPDDASYRAHPPTTTLSAADVVATGTTLALSMNTQHGGFVLIVG from the coding sequence ATGGCAGCAAAATTCCTGGGCCAGTTCCTGCTGGAACGCGGCACCATTACCTCACCGCAGCTCCTGGCCGCGCTCGACGCGCAGCGCGCCTCCAATCCCCTGCTCGGCGAACTGGCCGTGCACCACGGCATGCTGAGCGAGGCGCAGGCGCGCCGCATCAACGAACGGCAGCGTGCGGAAGACCGCCGTTTCGGCGACATCGCGCAGGACATGGGCCTGCTGGATGGCGCGCAGCTGGACGTGCTGCTGGCGGCGCAGAAATCCGCGCGCAAGCTGTTCGGCGAGATCCTGGTGGAACAGGGCACGCTGACCCGCGACCAGCTTGAAGTCGAACTCGCTGCGCATCGCCAGGACCTGGATGAAGCCAATCACGCGCTTGCACTGGGCATCGCCGGCCACCCGCTCGGTGAAACCGTCACCAGCGCCATCCGAGTCTGCAACCGGCTGTTCCCGCGCCTGCTCGGCAGCCAGTGCCAGGCCGCCGGCATTGCCGACGCCGCGGCGCTGGCCGCCTGCGATGTCACCGCGCACGTGCGCATCGACGCCGCGCAGCCGATCCTGATCGGCCTGGGCTGCAGCCGGTCGACCCTGCAGGCGACGGCGTGTGCCCTGTTGTCGATCACGCCGGAACAATGCGACGACGAACTGGCCGTGGATGCATTGGGTGAACTGGTCAACGTGCTGATGGGCTACGTGGTGCGCGACACGCTGCCGGACGACGCCAGCTACCGCGCGCATCCGCCCACCACCACGCTGAGCGCCGCCGACGTGGTCGCCACCGGCACCACGCTGGCGCTGTCGATGAACACGCAGCACGGCGGATTCGTACTGATCGTCGGCTGA
- a CDS encoding DUF2955 domain-containing protein, giving the protein MNALAGNVHMDEATRASRHAILRFAVGVTVAFVLCEWLQWTPTFLAPVLTAVLLTNLPVRPPLKMALGLVVIMTVAALVPFVMASLLRGMPLVLLGLITLCMFVAFHAMLAGRPRVPALLLLICLAVVPVVVMVAPAMAGSLPLALVRGIALALVLIAVVHVFWPVMPKRGPPPAGATQTGSPLALALLSTAVMLPLLLVYLLFGLADALPVIVTTVMLVVNFDPQRSRTHALALILGNFAGGMLGWLMHAVLLTTPHLLFLALLLFVVLLGFGQGILRGGPAGAVALVGCNAMLIIFSSAIASGPGSLSVWLVRLFQFALAGAFAVGMMSLLWSRAGIPRSVPPAAAR; this is encoded by the coding sequence ATGAACGCCCTGGCCGGCAACGTGCACATGGACGAAGCGACGCGTGCATCGCGCCACGCCATCCTGCGCTTCGCCGTGGGCGTGACCGTTGCCTTCGTGCTGTGCGAATGGCTGCAGTGGACGCCCACTTTCCTGGCGCCCGTGCTGACGGCGGTGCTGCTCACGAACCTCCCGGTGCGTCCCCCGCTGAAGATGGCGCTGGGCCTGGTGGTCATCATGACGGTGGCGGCGTTGGTGCCGTTCGTGATGGCTTCGCTGCTGCGGGGCATGCCGCTGGTGTTGCTGGGATTGATAACGCTGTGCATGTTCGTGGCGTTCCACGCCATGCTGGCCGGGCGCCCGCGCGTGCCCGCCCTGCTGCTGTTGATCTGCCTGGCCGTAGTGCCAGTGGTGGTGATGGTGGCGCCGGCGATGGCGGGCAGCCTGCCGCTGGCGCTCGTGCGTGGCATCGCGCTGGCGCTGGTGCTGATCGCCGTCGTGCATGTGTTCTGGCCCGTGATGCCGAAGCGCGGACCGCCACCGGCAGGCGCGACACAGACTGGGAGTCCGCTTGCCCTCGCGCTGCTGTCGACGGCGGTGATGTTGCCGTTGCTGCTGGTCTACCTGCTGTTCGGCCTGGCCGATGCGCTGCCGGTGATCGTCACGACGGTCATGCTGGTGGTCAACTTCGACCCGCAGCGCAGCCGGACGCATGCGCTGGCCCTGATCCTGGGCAACTTCGCCGGGGGCATGCTGGGGTGGCTGATGCACGCCGTTCTGCTGACCACGCCCCACCTTCTTTTCCTGGCCCTGCTGTTGTTCGTGGTGTTGCTGGGTTTCGGCCAGGGCATCCTGCGCGGCGGGCCGGCAGGCGCGGTGGCGCTGGTGGGTTGCAATGCCATGCTGATCATCTTCAGTTCGGCCATTGCGTCAGGGCCGGGCTCGCTGTCGGTGTGGCTGGTCCGTCTGTTCCAGTTCGCGCTGGCGGGCGCCTTTGCGGTGGGCATGATGAGTCTGCTCTGGAGCCGTGCAGGCATTCCGCGTTCCGTTCCCCCGGCTGCTGCCCGCTGA
- a CDS encoding HlyD family secretion protein has product MANAPQARNEASTSGATVAAEGGPGSAPASAPAAEAKPVRKIVQVALAALLALFVYQLIADRFTPYTSQATVDTFLVQVAPEISGPVVAVGISDNQAVKKGQMLFRMDPVPFEIALRAAEANLAVTSQGVDASAADVRVADAQLQRQRVDLAASQQLGKIVLDLSAKRALSETSAIRARADIAKTRAEITRAQAEAERARIRLGGGPESNPQILQAMISVEQAALDLRRTTVAAPADGAVTNLRLAPGQFASRGQPVLSFIADGPRWVTAAMRENQLGNIARGNRAYVVFDDHPGRVFPARVESVGWGIAQGGESPNGQLPRVEPPNGWLREPQRFPVRIVLDTPAEADDRLPPGRSGAQANVVIQTRERSVLNPLSRLWIWLIAQLSYLQ; this is encoded by the coding sequence ATGGCGAACGCACCGCAGGCAAGGAACGAAGCCAGCACATCCGGCGCGACGGTGGCCGCAGAGGGCGGGCCGGGATCGGCACCGGCCAGTGCGCCTGCAGCGGAGGCCAAGCCGGTCAGGAAGATCGTGCAGGTGGCGCTGGCGGCGTTGCTCGCGCTCTTCGTCTACCAGCTGATAGCTGACCGCTTCACGCCCTACACCTCGCAGGCCACGGTCGATACCTTCCTCGTGCAGGTGGCGCCGGAAATCAGCGGGCCGGTGGTGGCGGTGGGCATCAGCGACAACCAGGCGGTAAAGAAGGGCCAGATGCTCTTCCGGATGGATCCGGTGCCGTTCGAGATCGCGCTGCGGGCGGCGGAAGCCAATCTTGCGGTCACCTCGCAGGGCGTGGACGCTTCCGCCGCGGACGTGCGCGTGGCCGATGCGCAGCTGCAGCGCCAACGCGTGGACCTGGCCGCCAGCCAGCAGCTGGGCAAGATCGTGCTGGACCTGTCGGCCAAGCGGGCGCTGTCGGAGACCTCCGCGATCCGCGCCCGCGCGGACATCGCCAAGACGCGTGCCGAAATCACGCGCGCGCAGGCCGAAGCCGAACGCGCACGGATCCGCCTGGGCGGTGGACCCGAAAGCAATCCGCAGATCCTGCAGGCGATGATCAGCGTCGAGCAGGCCGCGCTGGACCTGCGCCGCACCACCGTGGCCGCACCGGCCGATGGCGCGGTCACCAACCTGCGGCTGGCCCCCGGCCAATTCGCCAGCCGTGGCCAGCCGGTGCTCAGCTTCATCGCCGACGGTCCGCGCTGGGTGACCGCGGCGATGCGCGAGAACCAGTTGGGCAACATCGCGCGCGGCAATCGTGCCTACGTGGTGTTCGACGACCATCCGGGCAGGGTCTTCCCGGCGCGCGTGGAGAGCGTGGGCTGGGGCATCGCGCAGGGCGGCGAATCGCCGAATGGGCAGTTGCCGCGGGTGGAGCCACCGAACGGCTGGTTGCGCGAGCCGCAGCGGTTTCCGGTGCGCATCGTGCTGGACACGCCCGCCGAGGCGGACGACAGACTGCCGCCGGGCCGCAGTGGCGCGCAGGCGAACGTGGTCATCCAGACCCGCGAGCGCTCCGTGCTGAATCCCCTCTCGCGCCTGTGGATCTGGCTGATCGCGCAGCTGAGTTACCTGCAATGA
- the rlmKL gene encoding bifunctional 23S rRNA (guanine(2069)-N(7))-methyltransferase RlmK/23S rRNA (guanine(2445)-N(2))-methyltransferase RlmL has protein sequence MKFFVSCAKGLEYLLADELLALGVPVATATIAGVNADGELVDAQRAVLWSRLASRVLWPIAEFECLDEQALYDGVMAIAWEQHTRPELTLAVDAHVSGEAITHARYAAQRVKDAVVDRLRQQGLERPSVDVEQPDLRINLSLRKNRATISIDLGGGPMHRRGWRQAQNDAPLKENLAAAVLMRGGWPALYHDGGALLDPMCGSGTLLIEGALMAADVAPGLQRHGNVLPSRWLGFDAEAWRALFAEAVQRESAGRTALRPAFFGSDIDLGAIRAARDNAVLAGLAGQLQFDARDIAQLPVREEPRGLVVCNPPYDERLAADAELYRTLGDALQRAVPQWRASLLCGNAELGYATGLRAGKKYQLFNGAIECALIVCDPVAVPAREPREARPLSEGAQMVANRLRKNLKKFRSWREREGVTCYRVYDADLPEYAAAIDVYVEEGGQARTFLHVQEYAAPATIPEHDVRRRFSELLAATREVFGVPQEQIAIKSRERGKGGAKYGRMQQRDEFIVVRESGALLRVNLFDYLDTGLFLDHRPLRRRMAQEARGKRFLNLFCYTGVASVQAAVAGAAATTSVDLSGTYLQWCADNLAENGLGGAVHRLVQADAVRWLEAERGEYDLIFCDPPTFSNSARADDFDVQKEHVRLLRAAVACLAPGGVLYFSNNFRRFNLDENAVAEFARCEDISAKTIPPDFERNARIHRCWRLMRA, from the coding sequence GTGAAATTCTTCGTCTCCTGCGCCAAAGGCCTGGAATACCTGCTCGCCGACGAGCTGTTGGCGCTGGGCGTACCCGTCGCGACCGCCACCATCGCCGGCGTCAATGCCGATGGCGAACTGGTCGATGCCCAGCGCGCCGTGCTGTGGTCGCGCCTGGCCAGCCGCGTGCTGTGGCCCATCGCCGAGTTCGAATGCCTCGACGAGCAGGCGCTGTACGACGGCGTGATGGCGATCGCGTGGGAACAGCACACGCGGCCGGAGTTGACGCTGGCGGTGGACGCCCATGTCTCCGGCGAGGCCATCACCCACGCGCGCTACGCCGCGCAGCGCGTGAAGGACGCCGTGGTCGACCGGTTGCGCCAGCAGGGCCTGGAGCGGCCGTCGGTGGACGTGGAACAGCCCGACCTGCGCATCAACCTGTCGCTACGCAAGAACCGCGCGACGATATCGATTGATCTGGGCGGTGGCCCGATGCATCGCCGCGGCTGGCGACAGGCGCAGAACGACGCGCCGTTGAAGGAAAACCTGGCGGCCGCGGTGCTGATGCGCGGTGGCTGGCCGGCGCTTTACCACGACGGCGGTGCGCTGCTGGACCCGATGTGCGGCAGCGGCACGCTGCTGATCGAAGGCGCGCTGATGGCGGCCGATGTCGCGCCGGGCCTGCAGCGGCATGGCAACGTGTTGCCGTCGCGCTGGCTCGGCTTCGATGCCGAGGCATGGCGTGCGCTGTTCGCCGAGGCGGTGCAGCGCGAGAGCGCGGGACGCACGGCGTTGCGGCCTGCGTTCTTCGGCAGCGACATCGACCTGGGTGCGATCCGCGCCGCGCGCGACAACGCGGTGCTCGCCGGCCTGGCCGGCCAGCTGCAGTTCGACGCGCGCGACATCGCGCAGCTGCCGGTACGCGAGGAGCCGCGTGGTCTGGTGGTCTGCAATCCGCCGTACGATGAGCGCCTGGCAGCCGATGCCGAGCTGTATCGCACGCTGGGCGACGCACTGCAGCGGGCGGTGCCGCAGTGGCGCGCAAGCCTGCTGTGCGGCAACGCGGAGCTGGGGTATGCCACCGGCCTGCGTGCCGGCAAGAAGTACCAGCTGTTCAACGGTGCCATCGAGTGCGCGCTGATCGTCTGCGATCCGGTCGCCGTGCCGGCCCGCGAGCCGCGCGAGGCGCGTCCGCTGTCCGAAGGCGCGCAGATGGTGGCCAACCGCCTGCGCAAGAATCTGAAGAAGTTCCGCAGCTGGCGCGAGCGCGAGGGCGTCACCTGCTATCGCGTCTACGACGCCGACCTGCCGGAATACGCCGCCGCGATCGACGTCTACGTCGAGGAGGGCGGGCAGGCGCGCACGTTCCTGCATGTGCAGGAGTACGCCGCCCCGGCGACCATTCCGGAACATGACGTGCGCCGCCGCTTCAGCGAACTGCTGGCCGCCACGCGCGAGGTCTTCGGCGTGCCGCAGGAACAGATCGCGATCAAGTCGCGCGAGCGCGGCAAAGGCGGTGCCAAGTACGGCCGCATGCAGCAGCGCGACGAATTCATCGTGGTGCGGGAATCCGGCGCGCTGTTGCGGGTGAACCTGTTCGACTACCTGGACACCGGGCTGTTCCTCGACCACCGTCCGTTGCGCCGCAGGATGGCGCAGGAGGCGCGCGGCAAGCGCTTCCTCAACCTGTTCTGCTACACTGGCGTGGCCAGCGTGCAGGCGGCTGTGGCGGGAGCGGCGGCCACCACCAGCGTGGACCTGTCGGGTACGTACCTGCAGTGGTGTGCCGACAACCTGGCCGAGAACGGCCTGGGCGGCGCCGTGCACCGCCTGGTGCAGGCCGATGCGGTCCGCTGGCTGGAAGCCGAGCGCGGCGAATACGACCTGATCTTCTGCGACCCGCCGACGTTCTCCAACTCGGCGCGTGCCGACGATTTCGACGTGCAGAAGGAACACGTGCGCCTGCTGCGTGCCGCGGTGGCGTGCCTGGCGCCGGGCGGCGTGCTGTACTTCAGCAACAATTTCCGTCGTTTCAACCTGGACGAGAACGCGGTGGCCGAGTTCGCGCGCTGCGAGGACATCAGCGCGAAGACGATCCCGCCGGATTTCGAGCGCAATGCGCGCATCCACCGCTGCTGGCGGTTGATGCGGGCCTGA
- a CDS encoding pathogenicity-like protein, with protein sequence MRQVFTSQRIETVEGVAKLLTDAGIEVYISNGRSYHSKRGSQFSYTEPTPQALQPALWVRHAEDQPRAREILRAGGLLETTRPGNGPSLTFTPPPDEPPRRSWAWRLRLVLLALIALAAAVMWMRRPVPPPAVPATPQEQPASPAADPTPAEEETDRVRIQPATG encoded by the coding sequence ATGCGTCAGGTATTCACCAGCCAGCGGATCGAAACCGTCGAAGGCGTGGCCAAGCTGCTGACCGATGCCGGCATCGAGGTCTACATCAGCAACGGCCGCTCGTACCACAGCAAGCGCGGCAGCCAGTTCAGCTACACCGAGCCGACGCCACAGGCGCTGCAGCCGGCGTTGTGGGTACGCCATGCCGAAGACCAGCCACGCGCCCGCGAGATCCTGCGTGCCGGCGGCCTGCTGGAGACCACCCGGCCGGGCAACGGTCCCAGCCTGACCTTCACCCCGCCGCCCGACGAGCCGCCGCGCCGCTCGTGGGCGTGGCGACTGCGCCTGGTACTGCTGGCGCTGATCGCGCTGGCTGCCGCCGTCATGTGGATGCGCCGCCCCGTGCCCCCGCCGGCGGTGCCGGCAACGCCGCAGGAACAGCCTGCTTCGCCGGCGGCCGACCCGACCCCGGCGGAAGAAGAGACCGACCGCGTCCGCATCCAGCCGGCCACCGGCTGA
- a CDS encoding N-acetylmuramoyl-L-alanine amidase, giving the protein MPSELPTDFTLIDDPLPYVAALELRPLSQIDLVVIHCTELPTLADARQFGERVLYPSGTGNSGHYYIDRDGRVLAYVPVDRIAHHVRGYNPRAVGIELVNTGRYPHWLARDSQRMDEPYTPEQIATLGALLASLQRELPELKYIAGHEDLDTTHEPASDDASVQVARKMDPGPLFPWSQVMQATALERLQP; this is encoded by the coding sequence ATGCCATCCGAACTCCCGACCGACTTCACCCTCATCGACGATCCACTGCCCTACGTGGCGGCGCTCGAGCTCCGCCCGCTGTCGCAGATCGACCTGGTGGTGATCCACTGCACGGAGCTGCCCACGCTGGCCGACGCGCGGCAGTTCGGCGAACGGGTGCTTTATCCCTCGGGCACGGGCAACAGCGGCCATTACTACATCGACCGCGATGGTCGGGTGCTGGCGTACGTGCCCGTGGACCGCATCGCCCACCATGTGCGTGGCTACAACCCGCGCGCGGTGGGCATCGAACTGGTCAACACCGGCCGCTACCCGCACTGGCTGGCACGCGACAGCCAGCGGATGGACGAGCCCTACACACCGGAGCAGATCGCGACGCTGGGCGCCCTGCTGGCTTCGTTGCAGCGCGAGCTGCCTGAATTGAAGTACATCGCCGGCCATGAGGATCTCGACACCACCCACGAGCCCGCCAGCGACGATGCCAGCGTGCAGGTCGCGCGCAAGATGGATCCGGGCCCGCTGTTCCCCTGGTCGCAGGTGATGCAGGCCACCGCCCTGGAGCGCCTGCAGCCCTGA
- a CDS encoding response regulator: protein MTSRPTVLLCDDSRALRMLAARQLADSGFEVVGEAGNGNEAFSQYQALKPDVVLMDLVMPECDGKQALGRILAHDPSARVVILSSLGAQSDIEECLKLGAKSYLQKPIDPEVMDRVLHEAVA from the coding sequence ATGACATCACGCCCGACCGTTCTGCTTTGCGATGATTCGCGCGCACTGCGCATGCTCGCCGCCCGCCAGCTTGCGGACAGCGGCTTCGAGGTGGTCGGTGAAGCCGGCAACGGCAACGAAGCCTTCAGCCAGTACCAGGCGCTGAAGCCCGACGTGGTGCTGATGGACCTGGTGATGCCCGAGTGCGACGGCAAGCAGGCGCTGGGCCGGATCCTGGCCCACGATCCGTCCGCCCGCGTGGTGATCCTGAGTTCCCTCGGCGCACAGAGCGACATCGAGGAATGCCTGAAGCTGGGCGCCAAGTCCTACCTGCAGAAGCCGATCGATCCGGAAGTCATGGATCGCGTGCTGCACGAGGCGGTTGCCTGA
- a CDS encoding MOSC domain-containing protein: MPLNPDSPLAKLMATLPRAGRVEWIGLRPARDEAMTAVERVQATTEGGLGGDRYKGGSGKRGVTLIQAEHLPVIAALAQRPDLQAALLRRNVVVSGIPLVALKGRRFRVGDVVLEGTEDCDPCSRMEDALGPGGYNAMRGHGGLCARIIEGGSFGIGDAVEAL, from the coding sequence ATGCCGCTCAACCCCGATTCCCCGCTGGCCAAGCTGATGGCCACCTTGCCGCGCGCCGGGCGCGTCGAATGGATCGGCCTGCGTCCGGCCCGTGACGAAGCGATGACGGCCGTCGAACGCGTCCAGGCCACCACCGAGGGCGGGCTGGGCGGCGACCGCTACAAGGGTGGCAGCGGCAAGCGCGGCGTCACCCTGATCCAGGCCGAACACCTGCCGGTGATCGCCGCGCTGGCGCAACGCCCCGACCTGCAGGCGGCGCTGCTGCGGCGGAACGTGGTGGTTTCGGGCATTCCGCTGGTCGCGCTGAAGGGGCGCCGTTTCCGCGTCGGTGACGTGGTGCTTGAAGGCACCGAGGACTGCGACCCCTGCTCGCGGATGGAAGACGCGCTGGGTCCGGGCGGTTACAACGCGATGCGCGGCCATGGCGGGCTGTGCGCGCGCATCATCGAAGGTGGCAGCTTCGGCATCGGCGACGCGGTGGAGGCGCTCTGA
- the tesB gene encoding acyl-CoA thioesterase II: MSPTPEPVVSELIELLSLERLEDNLFRGQSRDIGTKYVFGGQVLGQALSAAQATVDAPRRAHSLHAYFLRAGNIEAPIVYEVDRTRDGGSFSVRRVTAIQHGRVIFFCAASFQAEEESAEHQLSMPEVPQPEDIDPAPSVPAEVMASLPPKVQRWLSRRGPFEFRHVYPRDELNPPKRPPFQHVWFRLSEPVGDSPELHRALLAYASDFQLLGTATYPHGISYYQPNVQMASLDHALWFHRPFRADDWLLYSIDSPSATSSRGLARGQIFDRQGRLIASSAQEGLIRVVPDAEAASAVPAKD, encoded by the coding sequence GTGTCCCCCACTCCCGAGCCCGTCGTCTCCGAGCTGATCGAGCTGCTGTCGCTGGAACGGCTGGAGGACAACCTGTTCCGCGGCCAGAGCCGCGACATCGGCACCAAGTACGTGTTCGGCGGCCAGGTGCTGGGGCAGGCCCTGTCGGCGGCGCAGGCGACGGTGGATGCGCCGCGTCGCGCGCACTCGCTGCACGCCTACTTCCTGCGCGCCGGCAACATCGAGGCACCGATCGTCTACGAAGTGGACCGCACCCGCGATGGCGGGAGCTTCTCGGTACGCCGGGTGACGGCCATCCAGCACGGCCGGGTGATCTTCTTCTGCGCGGCCTCGTTCCAGGCCGAGGAAGAAAGCGCCGAACACCAGCTGTCGATGCCGGAAGTGCCGCAGCCGGAAGACATCGACCCGGCGCCGTCGGTGCCGGCCGAGGTCATGGCCTCGTTGCCGCCGAAGGTGCAGCGATGGCTTTCGCGGCGGGGGCCATTCGAATTCCGCCACGTGTATCCGCGCGATGAACTCAATCCGCCCAAGCGCCCGCCGTTCCAGCACGTGTGGTTCCGCCTGAGCGAGCCGGTCGGCGATTCGCCGGAACTGCATCGCGCCTTGCTGGCCTACGCTTCGGATTTCCAGCTGCTGGGTACCGCCACCTACCCGCACGGCATCAGCTACTACCAGCCCAACGTGCAGATGGCGTCGCTGGATCATGCGCTGTGGTTCCATCGTCCGTTCCGTGCGGACGACTGGCTGCTGTATTCCATCGACAGCCCCAGCGCGACCAGTTCGCGCGGGCTGGCGCGCGGGCAGATCTTCGACCGCCAGGGCCGGCTGATCGCTAGCTCGGCACAGGAAGGCCTGATCCGCGTGGTGCCGGACGCCGAAGCCGCGTCCGCCGTTCCCGCCAAGGATTGA